The Phyllopteryx taeniolatus isolate TA_2022b chromosome 13, UOR_Ptae_1.2, whole genome shotgun sequence nucleotide sequence GTAGGCTTCGGCGACTCGACAGGGCAGCCGAGCGAACGCGGGATGACCACAGACGCCCTCCACCTGTACACGTGGGTGGAGCGGCAAAGCGCAGGGTCCCTGGTGTGTCTGTGGGGGCACTCTCTCGGCTCCGGGTAGGTTTCTCCTCGCAAATGATGTCATGGAGGCAGCGGATCCAAATGAGTGACagctactcttttttttttttttttttttttttcttgaagggTTGCAAGCAACACTGCCGTGAAGGTGCAAGAGCAAGGTGGGTTGTGCTTCACTGCAtcactgatttttttgggggaaaaaattattgCACTTATATCATGGATTATTCGCTATATCGTGGGATTTTGCAGTGATACTTTTCCACACACCGTTACTGCAGAGCAATCAGCACGAATCAAGATGAAAGTGTGTGTAAAAGTCAGACAATGTCGAaggtttgggatcatttcacatttcataAAAGAagctaaaaagaaaatgaatatttGGTCGCTACTTAGcgcatttcattttattgcGGGAGgaaatgagggattactgttTTACACACAAAACTTAAATATTTTACCTAAATAactgtttaaaacaaacagtcatTAAAGATTGCATGCAAGTGTtgaagttaaaagttaaatacaactgaactgaagCAGCAATTCTTTCACATATCTATAGAGGGAGCCGGCataccattattattatatatatattttttaatgacccTAATTGCAAATTGCCATCATGGATGACATCTTTATATTGCCGCAGAGGTCAGTGTACTTCACGCGACCGCAGTTCAGAAAATCAGAGGAGTAActcttattccaaaagaagatCCAACGTCATGTATGACGTCACAACTTCACGAGAGGTCAATTtagcaaatatttttaatattgttgttttttttctaccagGGTCCGTCGTGGACGCTTTAATTCTCGAGGCTCCATTCACAAGTATTGGAGAGGTAGTTGTCAATTTTCCTGTGGCTAAGGTGAGAACACTTTCTGTTACTTTACGGGCACAGCTCGTGGTCTGTTTGCATGCGCGTTAGCACCAAACATGTAATCAACGTGTCAAATTACGTCTTGGTGTCCCGCAGCTCTACACGTTCcttccgggatttgaactcttCCTTtggaacactttggagacgAACAAGCTACTGTTTTCAAACGAAGACAAGTGAGTTGACTAATTGACTTTATCCAAGTGAGCAGGAAAtgtgcaggggttcactgtatggaGTAGCAATTGAAATTATTTGGcaattagaattattttttttttgggggggggaggatgGAATGTTCATTATTCGCAAATGTTTGCTTTTCACATGCACACCGTGAATTGTAAGGGCTCAttgtaagtaaaataaaaaataaaaaacactgctGCCAAATGTACACGTCCCTCTGCTCAGTTTAAAGGCGCTGACCTGTCCTCTGCTCATACTGCACGCGGAGGACGACGACATGGTGCCGTATCACATGGGTCAGAAGGTAGAACACAGCCGCTTTTTTCATTAAAGTGTAAATGAACATCCTTTTCGCTCTGATACTTTGCATTTCCGTTCCAGCTGTACCAGATATCAGTGCGCACGCACAGGGAGCGGAGCAAAGACGTTCCGCTGGAAATGATTTCCTACCCGGCGAGTCGCGGATTGTCTCACAGTAACATCTACTTGGATCCTGGCCTGTCCAAGTCGGTGGGGTGAGGATGAGACTTTTGATGCGGTGTCCCTGTGTAAAACGTGGTTAAGGCAATATTCCTTCGGTTTCTTGTCACAGGGCTTTTCTGCACAAGCTGCGAGGATAACGCTACTCATGGAACTTACACCTCACCTCCTCGCAGTGAAccagtatttgtatttaaaaaaaaaaaaagctttttgggTGCTTTTTATGACgcacaaagatgccacaagttggCGCCAAAGCGCTGGCTATTAGTATAgtacttggtgtcaaggaaatatgttgaagtgatacatctcaactgattaacatctttgtcaagaggagctaagtttagcctgggttgttagtgggtTGATGATGCCAGCGACCCCATcacaacttcacaacaagcagcagtttggcagatagtgagcaattcttcaaaaacgaggcttcaagctgtttatttccactccctgtcgaagtttactgtcaaattaaacataaatccAAGCGAATTACACCTTGTGGAGTtaaaaccacataactttgccttaaagtcctctagcttaatgctaacacacaatgcaaaacaccatagacaggctaatgagtAGCATcgatgttataaccctttaagaaacgactatttgaacacaaagggtgcagaaggagcacaatgtgtgtggattaatggcatttccatttatttcaaaggggaaaTATGATTTTAGATATGAGTGTCGTGTTACAAGTGTGGTCCcggaattaaacttgtaagtcaaggcaccactgttttaCTGTAGCATACAAACCTTTACTGTAACGTGACAAA carries:
- the LOC133487398 gene encoding lysophosphatidylserine lipase ABHD12-like isoform X1, with the protein product MMKAASFLVAFYVLVPLIIYLWPWTLAYAVFAHLLRVPYFIDLTRPEYVLNHTCNFYLEPEQGVRVGVWHTLPASHWDEAAGKGPEWYRGTLGDGNPVIIYLHGNVGTRAKDHRVQLVKILSTAGFHILSLDYRGFGDSTGQPSERGMTTDALHLYTWVERQSAGSLVCLWGHSLGSGVASNTAVKVQEQGSVVDALILEAPFTSIGEVVVNFPVAKLYTFLPGFELFLWNTLETNKLLFSNEDNLKALTCPLLILHAEDDDMVPYHMGQKLYQISVRTHRERSKDVPLEMISYPASRGLSHSNIYLDPGLSKSVGAFLHKLRG
- the LOC133487398 gene encoding lysophosphatidylserine lipase ABHD12-like isoform X2, which gives rise to MKVLVSVSPRHTLPASHWDEAAGKGPEWYRGTLGDGNPVIIYLHGNVGTRAKDHRVQLVKILSTAGFHILSLDYRGFGDSTGQPSERGMTTDALHLYTWVERQSAGSLVCLWGHSLGSGVASNTAVKVQEQGSVVDALILEAPFTSIGEVVVNFPVAKLYTFLPGFELFLWNTLETNKLLFSNEDNLKALTCPLLILHAEDDDMVPYHMGQKLYQISVRTHRERSKDVPLEMISYPASRGLSHSNIYLDPGLSKSVGAFLHKLRG